The genomic stretch agggtggaaaatccgggtcgtgacaagttggtattagagctctaggttgcttaggtctcacaattcacggacaagcttggtagagtctgagggatcggtacaaagacgtacgtgcttatccctagaggctactgAATTAGGaatagtttcacttctattcatctttGTTGTGCGgtttgatctctcaatgctaattgaacactctactctgttctttcgcagatggtgagaatgcATACCGCTTCATCCAGCCCGAGCCCCCAATGGCAGCTCCTATGAGGGGCAAAGGacgaggtcgaggccgtgctagaggccggggTAGGGTTcatcccagagcagcagcaccagcggcagagcctcaggtaAAGTTTGAGGAGGAGGCTCTAGACCAGACCGTTCCAGCAGGGCCAGCTCAAGTCCCAGAGCAGGCTTACTTCTTGTAGCATCAACCATCtttcaggctgggggaggagcacagactcctgctactcgcactccgaagcagatggctcctcagtttcagactccagcagctcagccggTTGGGGTAGTTCAGTCGAGTGTTATAGATCATATCATTGATGGGGCAGCTATGTCTTCAGATGCTTTGTGAAGGTTGGACAGGTTcatcaagctcttcactactacctatggtggtacatcttcagaggatacCCAGGACTATTTGGATGCCTATCATGAAGTTCTAcaaaacatggggatagtggagaccaatggggtcgactttgctactttttgtCTGTCCTGTTCTACCAAGATATGgcggagagattattgtttggctagaccagctgggtcaccatctttgacttgggatcagttctctcggCTATTTTACGAGAAGTTTCTACCgatcactcagagggaggactatcggaggcagattgtgcgtctctagcagggttctatgaccatcACTCAGTACAAGACCAGATTTATTtccttggcccgtcatgctcttattatacttcccactgagagagaagGTTAGGAGCTTTATTGAGGGAGTCGCttagcctatcagattgcagatggctaaggagaccggGAGCAAAATTTCTTTCCAGGATACGGCCAATGTAGCCTGGTGAGTTAAGGAAGTTCTATCTCAGGGTAGTGGTTAGGGGTCTAATAAGAGGCCTCGTTATTCGGGTAGgctcagtggtgcctcatctggaggcaaggATTCTTTTTGTAGGGGctatcctcccaggccatttaaCTCAGCACTTCAGGCATCTCATGGAGCTTCAGGGGGGCGTGGTTTTTATGTACCTCCTTCAGGATAGCCAGCTCCTATCAAAGTAACTCCTCTTTAAAGCTATTATCATGGTCAGTCCGcccgccagggtcagtctcactTTCCTCAACCGCACCATTCAGGTAAATGTTTTCAGTGCGATAAGTATGGTCATACCCGAAaggcttgtccgagattagtgggtgttcagtcgcagcagcagagttctcgtgccatgattccaccaccacccgcccagccagctagaggcaggGGTCAGGGAGaaagaggtaggggtcagcccgctagaggtggaggtcaggtcgttagaggtggaggccaggccgctagaggtggaggtcatcCAATAGGAGGTCGTACCAGAgatatagttcagagtggtggggcccagccccaatgttatgctttgCAAGCCAGGCCTGAGGTCGAGGTATCTGATACCGTTATCACAGGTACGATTTCAGTATGCAGCAAAGATGTTTCAATTTTATTTggtccaggatctacatactcctacgtgtcttcatattttgcttcatatttggttgtacctcatgattctttgagtgctcttgtttatgtgtctacaccggtgggtaatTTTATTATGGTAAATCGTGTCTATCATTCATGCTTGGtcgttattgggggtcttgagaccgtgtagatctcctacttctcgatatggtagacttcgatgtcattttggggatggattggttgtcaccttatcatgctatattggactgtcatgccaagaccgtgaccctAGCATTGTCGGGTTGCCTCATTTGGAGTgaagagggactcttggtcattctactagcagagttatctcatatatgaaggctcagtgTGTGGTTGAAAAAgggtatttggcctatttggcatatgttaaTGATTCTAGTATTGAGGTTCCTTCTATCGATTTTGCAccagttgttcatgagtttccagaagtatttcctgcagacctacagGGGATACCACCCGACATGGATAtagacttttgcattgatttggctctgggaactcagcccatttctatcccgccatatcgtatggccccaccagagttgaaagaattgaaagaacagttgcaaaaccaacttgataagggctttattagacctagtgtctcatcTTTGGGTGCGTCGaagttgtttgttaagaagaatgatggatcgatgaggatgtgaatagactatcgtcagttgaacaaggtcacaatcaagaacaagtatccattgctgaggattgatgatttgtttgatctgcttcagggtgccaaagtgttttcaaagactgatttgagatctggctaccatcaattgaggattagggcatccgatgtccctaagacaacttttcgcactcgatacgggcattatgagttcttagtgatataattcgggttgacaaattccccagcaacttttatggatttaatgaatcGGGTGTtaaagccttatttggattcctttgtgattgtcttcattgatgatattttgatctactcccgcagccaagaggagcatgagcagtatcttcgagtcgttcttcagactttAAGAGACagtcaattgtatgctaagtttttgaagtgtgagttctggttgatttCAGTAGAATTCCTGGGCCACattgtatcagcaaagggtattcaggtggatcctaagaagattgaggcagtcaaggactggcctagacccacatcagctatagatatccggagtttcttgggtttggagggttattaccatcggtttgtggagggattctcttctatagcagccccgatgaccaggttgacccaaaagggtgcccagttcaagtggtcggatgagtgtgaggtgagattTAAGAAGCTCAAGACACCTTTGACTATggcgccggtgttggttttgcccacaggttcagggccatatacaatgtattgtgatgcatcttctattggacttggtgcggtgttgatgcagaatggtaaGGTTATTCCATATGCTTCTCGACAGTTGAATATTCACGAGAAGAATAATCTAggtcatgatttggagctagtagccattgttcacgcactgaagatttggaggcattatttatatggtgtgtcgtgtgaggtgttcacggatcacaagagtttgcaatatttattcaagcaaaaggagcttaATTTGAGGcatagaaggtggttggagctattgaaagaatatgatatcaccatcttgtatcatccggggaaggccaatgtagtggccgatgctttgagtaggaagtcagccagtatggcagcctt from Nicotiana sylvestris chromosome 12, ASM39365v2, whole genome shotgun sequence encodes the following:
- the LOC138882704 gene encoding uncharacterized protein gives rise to the protein MKAQCVVEKGYLAYLAYVNDSSIEVPSIDFAPVVHEFPEVFPADLQGIPPDMDIDFCIDLALGTQPISIPPYRMAPPELKELKEQLQNQLDKGFIRPSVSSLGASKLFVKKNDGSMRM